The following are encoded in a window of Nocardia sp. BMG111209 genomic DNA:
- a CDS encoding glycogen debranching N-terminal domain-containing protein codes for MTDAPAALNAGEPAGLGGWVGPVTLVEGSTFCLSDRIGDVEPGTSHGLFFRDARVVSRWELRMDGQRPEPLSVLSPEAFTARFVLRRPPRAGAADSTLLVLRERLVADGLRETIVLENLGREPTAVALDLYVDADFVDLFAVKEGRTGHGRAEVLVTDNELLLNDRADRTRGLSISSSEVPTILPGSLSWRVVVRPGERWQTEVLAQPTLANQLAHVQLRPGEHYESTEPGRKIEAWRDTATTMTAGNPLLSTVLQRTESDLGALRIHDDTREGRTFVAAGAPWFMTLFGRDSLLTAWMALPLDMSLALGTMQQLAELQGQHLDPLTEEEPGRIMHEIRRGPASGAVLGGETYYGTVDATPIFVMLLAEAWRWGADPEVIQPLLPAADAALQWMSQYGDRDGDGFLEYQRATDRGLVNQGWKDSFDGINDAAGQIAHSPIALCEVQGYAYAALLARAELADEFDDPDMAEGLRDQAAVLRTKFAEAFWIPEKGWYAVALDGNKHRMDALTSNVGHCLWTGIVPDEHANLLVRWLSSAEMNSGFGVRTLSSNMGAYNPMSYHNGSVWPHDTAIVVAGLLRYRHIPGAIELATRLADGLLDAAAAFGGRLPELFCGFPRSRFSAPVPYPTSCSPQAWASAAPLLLVRSFLGLAPDAPHRTLTVLPHLPARWGRIALTDLRLGNAVIDLAVEGNKVTTANLPDDWHLITQ; via the coding sequence GTGACCGATGCCCCCGCCGCGCTCAATGCCGGTGAACCGGCGGGCCTCGGTGGCTGGGTCGGCCCGGTCACATTGGTCGAGGGAAGTACGTTCTGCCTTTCGGATCGCATCGGTGATGTCGAACCGGGCACCTCGCACGGGTTGTTCTTCCGTGACGCGCGCGTGGTGTCCCGGTGGGAGTTGCGGATGGACGGGCAACGGCCCGAACCGTTGTCCGTGCTGAGTCCCGAGGCGTTCACCGCTCGGTTCGTGCTGCGCCGGCCCCCACGGGCCGGCGCGGCCGACAGCACGCTGCTGGTGTTGCGTGAGCGCCTGGTCGCCGACGGGCTGCGCGAGACCATCGTGCTGGAGAATCTCGGCCGCGAACCCACCGCGGTCGCGCTCGATCTGTACGTCGACGCCGATTTCGTCGACCTGTTCGCCGTCAAGGAGGGCCGCACCGGGCACGGCCGTGCCGAGGTACTGGTCACCGACAACGAGCTGCTGCTCAACGACCGCGCCGATCGCACTCGCGGACTGTCGATCTCGTCGTCGGAGGTGCCGACGATCCTGCCGGGCTCGCTGTCCTGGCGGGTGGTGGTCCGGCCCGGCGAGCGCTGGCAGACCGAGGTGCTGGCCCAGCCGACGCTGGCCAATCAGCTTGCGCACGTTCAACTCCGGCCCGGTGAGCATTACGAATCCACCGAACCCGGCCGCAAGATCGAGGCGTGGCGCGACACCGCCACCACCATGACCGCCGGCAATCCGCTGCTGTCGACGGTGTTGCAGCGCACCGAGAGTGACCTCGGCGCGCTGCGCATCCACGACGACACCCGCGAGGGTCGCACCTTCGTCGCCGCCGGCGCGCCGTGGTTCATGACCCTGTTCGGCCGCGACAGCCTGCTCACCGCGTGGATGGCGCTGCCGCTGGACATGAGCCTGGCGCTGGGCACCATGCAGCAGCTGGCCGAACTGCAAGGGCAGCACCTGGATCCGCTGACCGAGGAGGAACCCGGCCGGATCATGCACGAGATCCGCCGCGGCCCCGCCAGCGGCGCCGTACTCGGCGGCGAGACCTATTACGGGACAGTCGATGCCACGCCGATCTTCGTGATGCTGCTGGCCGAGGCCTGGCGCTGGGGCGCGGATCCGGAGGTGATCCAGCCGCTGCTGCCCGCCGCCGACGCTGCCCTGCAATGGATGTCCCAGTACGGCGACCGCGACGGCGACGGATTCCTCGAATATCAGCGCGCCACCGACCGCGGCCTGGTCAACCAGGGCTGGAAGGACAGCTTCGACGGTATCAACGACGCGGCCGGGCAGATCGCGCACAGCCCGATCGCGCTGTGCGAGGTCCAGGGTTACGCGTACGCGGCCCTGCTGGCCCGCGCCGAACTCGCCGACGAATTCGACGATCCGGACATGGCCGAGGGCCTGCGCGATCAGGCCGCGGTACTGCGGACCAAATTCGCCGAGGCGTTCTGGATACCCGAAAAGGGCTGGTACGCCGTCGCATTGGACGGCAACAAGCATCGGATGGACGCGCTCACCAGCAATGTCGGCCACTGCCTGTGGACCGGTATCGTCCCCGACGAACACGCCAACCTGCTGGTGCGGTGGCTGTCCAGCGCCGAGATGAACTCCGGATTCGGTGTGCGCACACTGTCGTCCAATATGGGCGCCTACAACCCGATGAGTTACCACAACGGTTCGGTGTGGCCGCACGACACCGCGATCGTGGTCGCCGGTCTGCTGCGCTACCGGCACATCCCCGGCGCGATCGAACTGGCCACGCGGCTCGCCGACGGCCTGCTCGACGCCGCCGCCGCCTTCGGCGGCCGCCTGCCCGAATTGTTCTGCGGTTTCCCGCGTTCCCGCTTCTCCGCCCCCGTCCCCTATCCCACCTCCTGCTCACCCCAGGCCTGGGCCAGTGCCGCCCCGCTACTGCTGGTCCGCTCCTTCCTGGGCCTCGCACCCGACGCCCCGCACCGCACCCTCACCGTGCTGCCCCACCTCCCCGCCCGCTGGGGCCGCATCGCCCTCACCGACCTCCGCCTCGGCAACGCGGTCATCGACCTGGCGGTCGAGGGCAACAAGGTCACCACCGCCAACCTCCCCGACGACTGGCACCTCATCACCCAGTGA
- a CDS encoding glycosyltransferase family 4 protein, with amino-acid sequence MVVPPYFDVPPKAYGGVEAVVADLVDALVDRGHRVTLLGAGEPGTRATRFISVWDEIQAERLGDPFPEVLHALKIRRVLEDIAARDRIDIVHDHTFAGPMNAAFYRDLNVPTVITVHGPVDGDCHTYYSELRDDVAMIAISDRQREIAPDLSWVGRVHNALRVDDWPFQPQKKDYALFLGRYNQCKAPHLALQAAHAVGMPLVLAGKCSEPPEKAYFEQVVRPLLTEVDLVFGMADANDKRKLLSEARCLLFPVQWEEPFGMVMIEAMVCGTPVVALRGGAVSEVIVDGVTGRICDDPAELPAAIEEVQSYDPQACRDHVVANFGADTLGLGYEQCYRRVLRQQRVPQVSRDFAAFTPWPVGIVRPGSPVVPGAPALTGGMAGDSA; translated from the coding sequence ATGGTGGTACCTCCCTATTTCGACGTCCCACCCAAGGCCTACGGCGGAGTGGAAGCCGTCGTGGCCGATCTGGTCGACGCGCTCGTCGACCGTGGCCATCGGGTGACCCTGCTCGGCGCCGGTGAACCCGGCACCCGGGCCACCCGTTTCATCTCGGTCTGGGACGAGATCCAGGCCGAGCGGCTCGGGGATCCGTTCCCGGAGGTCCTGCACGCCCTCAAGATCCGCCGCGTCCTGGAGGACATCGCCGCGCGTGACCGGATCGACATCGTGCACGACCACACCTTCGCCGGGCCGATGAACGCGGCCTTCTACCGGGACCTGAACGTGCCCACGGTGATCACCGTGCACGGTCCCGTCGACGGCGACTGCCACACCTATTACAGTGAGCTCCGCGATGACGTGGCCATGATCGCGATCAGCGATCGGCAACGGGAGATCGCGCCCGATCTGAGCTGGGTCGGTCGCGTGCACAATGCGCTCCGGGTCGACGATTGGCCCTTCCAGCCGCAGAAAAAGGACTACGCTCTCTTCCTGGGTCGCTACAACCAGTGCAAGGCGCCGCATCTGGCGTTGCAGGCCGCGCACGCGGTCGGTATGCCACTGGTGCTCGCCGGCAAGTGTTCCGAGCCGCCCGAGAAGGCGTACTTCGAGCAAGTGGTACGGCCACTGCTCACGGAGGTCGACCTCGTGTTCGGCATGGCCGACGCGAACGACAAACGAAAACTGTTGTCCGAAGCCAGATGTCTGTTGTTCCCGGTGCAGTGGGAGGAACCGTTCGGCATGGTGATGATCGAGGCGATGGTCTGCGGGACGCCGGTGGTGGCGTTGCGCGGCGGTGCCGTATCCGAGGTGATCGTGGACGGCGTCACCGGGCGCATCTGCGACGATCCGGCCGAATTACCGGCCGCGATCGAGGAGGTGCAGTCCTACGACCCGCAGGCGTGCCGGGACCACGTCGTCGCCAACTTCGGCGCCGACACCCTCGGCCTCGGTTACGAACAGTGCTACCGCAGAGTGCTACGGCAGCAGCGGGTTCCGCAGGTCAGCCGCGATTTCGCGGCGTTCACCCCCTGGCCGGTCGGTATCGTCCGGCCCGGCTCTCCCGTCGTTCCCGGCGCGCCTGCCCTCACGGGCGGAATGGCGGGTGATTCGGCGTGA
- a CDS encoding ABC transporter substrate-binding protein produces the protein MKPARTPRRRGVRLTLLALAGVLTVAVAGCGSSTDDGQSSSGGDSVVVDHARGRTTVTGTPKRVVTLGSQWLDATVALGVTPVGYIDNVAGLAGAASPWLPALGDAKKLSSQGKLDEQVAALNPDLILVDGFLADQKTYDTMTKIAPTVPGLTAATVQSWRDEVATLGKVLHRKDSADKVIAGLDGRLSDLAAKNPGLKGKTFASTWLASPAQLMVLTDPNDGSAQVFGQLGLQIPQGLQQLPAHQGRAQLSTERLDQLNTDLLLAGYSPGQDETYRKLPGFAELPAVHKNAVVFLTVQEISAINQPTALSLPYLLDRIAPALPNAAK, from the coding sequence ATGAAACCCGCCCGGACACCCCGCCGCCGCGGAGTGCGCCTCACACTCCTCGCCCTGGCCGGCGTCCTGACCGTAGCCGTGGCCGGCTGCGGATCGAGCACCGACGACGGGCAATCCAGTTCCGGCGGCGACAGCGTCGTGGTCGACCACGCCCGGGGTCGCACCACCGTCACCGGTACCCCGAAACGTGTTGTCACGCTGGGCAGTCAGTGGCTGGACGCCACCGTCGCGCTCGGCGTGACCCCGGTCGGCTACATCGACAACGTCGCCGGACTCGCCGGTGCGGCGTCGCCGTGGCTGCCGGCGCTCGGCGACGCGAAGAAACTGTCGTCCCAGGGCAAACTGGACGAGCAGGTCGCGGCGCTGAATCCCGATCTGATCCTGGTGGACGGCTTCCTCGCGGATCAGAAGACCTACGACACCATGACCAAGATCGCGCCGACCGTACCGGGACTCACCGCGGCGACGGTGCAGTCCTGGCGGGACGAGGTCGCCACGCTCGGAAAGGTGCTGCACCGCAAGGATTCCGCCGACAAGGTGATCGCGGGCCTCGACGGCCGGCTCTCCGATCTGGCGGCGAAGAATCCGGGCCTGAAGGGTAAGACCTTCGCCTCCACCTGGCTGGCGAGTCCCGCGCAGCTGATGGTGCTCACCGATCCGAACGACGGCTCGGCCCAGGTATTCGGCCAACTGGGCCTGCAGATTCCGCAGGGGTTGCAGCAACTGCCCGCCCACCAGGGCCGGGCCCAGTTGTCCACCGAGCGCCTCGATCAACTGAATACCGATCTGCTGCTGGCCGGATATTCACCGGGTCAGGACGAGACCTACCGCAAACTCCCGGGTTTCGCGGAGCTGCCCGCGGTGCACAAGAACGCCGTGGTCTTCCTGACGGTGCAGGAGATCAGCGCGATCAATCAGCCGACCGCGCTGTCCCTGCCCTACCTGCTGGACCGGATCGCTCCGGCACTTCCCAACGCGGCCAAGTGA
- a CDS encoding ABC transporter permease → MRTLVDQSLVEAGRLMRRWPREQEVLTSTIILPVLLLLMYQLVLNRALTFSSGTDAIYGFVPMIAVTGAMYGAMGTGLSLHAEAESGLLRRFWVLPVHRSVGLIGRLVAECGRTLVSTLIVVVLGVALGLRFHEGWWGALGLLLVPVLLIPGFATMVISVGVGKAGAKVVQLFAAVTLLGMFFNSGFVPVDNYPGWLQPVVRAQPMSCAIEAMRHFLLGGPLLVPVLQTLAWSAGLALVFGALAVRGYRRAAAG, encoded by the coding sequence GTGAGAACCCTGGTGGATCAGAGTCTGGTCGAGGCCGGCCGGTTGATGCGGCGCTGGCCGCGCGAGCAGGAGGTGCTGACCTCCACGATCATCCTGCCGGTCCTGTTGTTGCTCATGTATCAGCTGGTGCTGAACCGAGCGCTCACATTCTCCTCGGGCACCGACGCCATCTACGGCTTCGTGCCGATGATCGCGGTCACCGGCGCCATGTACGGCGCGATGGGCACCGGCCTGTCGCTGCACGCCGAGGCGGAAAGCGGTCTGCTGCGGCGGTTCTGGGTGCTGCCGGTGCATCGCAGCGTCGGACTGATCGGCCGCCTGGTGGCCGAATGCGGCCGCACCCTGGTGTCCACCCTGATCGTGGTGGTCCTCGGTGTCGCACTGGGCCTGCGGTTCCACGAGGGCTGGTGGGGCGCACTGGGTCTGCTGCTGGTGCCGGTGCTGCTGATCCCCGGCTTCGCCACGATGGTGATCAGCGTCGGCGTCGGCAAGGCCGGGGCGAAGGTGGTCCAGCTGTTCGCCGCGGTGACGCTGCTGGGCATGTTCTTCAACTCGGGTTTCGTTCCGGTGGACAACTATCCGGGCTGGTTGCAGCCGGTCGTCCGGGCCCAGCCGATGAGCTGCGCCATCGAGGCGATGCGGCACTTCCTGCTCGGTGGTCCGCTGCTGGTGCCGGTGTTGCAGACGCTGGCCTGGTCGGCCGGTCTGGCGCTGGTGTTCGGCGCGCTCGCGGTGCGCGGTTACCGCCGGGCCGCGGCCGGCTAG
- a CDS encoding ABC transporter permease, whose product MTETTLAATPLRVPAALQWSALSGRTLRAALREGDLPFGFLAPMIFFVCFYVPLRHSMEMSGGKYAQYLLPVILLQGMFFTGMSAGDRSARDVHSGMGTRLRSMPVQAWLPLAARMSANLARAVAAVAGGLVIGSIFGFRFHDAGAAVVFVLLTLAFGVAIVIGADTLGVVTGKPEIGASALLTPQLLLIMMSTGFVPAQLFPGWIQPFVRNQPVSQAASALRDLAAGEFTAALGITVAWIAGLIVVFTALAVRVERRRP is encoded by the coding sequence GTGACCGAGACCACCCTGGCCGCGACCCCGCTGCGGGTGCCGGCCGCGTTGCAGTGGTCGGCGCTGTCGGGCCGCACGCTGCGCGCGGCGCTGCGCGAGGGCGATCTGCCGTTCGGTTTCCTCGCGCCGATGATCTTCTTCGTGTGTTTCTATGTGCCGCTGCGGCATTCGATGGAGATGAGCGGCGGCAAATACGCCCAGTACCTGCTGCCGGTGATCCTGCTGCAGGGCATGTTCTTCACCGGGATGTCCGCCGGCGACCGCTCGGCCCGGGATGTGCACAGCGGCATGGGAACCCGGCTGCGGTCGATGCCCGTACAGGCCTGGCTGCCGCTGGCGGCGCGGATGTCGGCGAATCTGGCGCGCGCGGTCGCCGCGGTCGCCGGGGGACTGGTGATCGGCTCGATCTTCGGATTCCGCTTCCACGACGCTGGCGCGGCCGTCGTATTCGTCCTGCTGACACTGGCTTTCGGGGTGGCGATCGTGATCGGCGCCGACACCCTGGGGGTGGTGACCGGCAAGCCGGAGATCGGAGCGTCGGCCCTGCTGACCCCGCAGTTGCTGCTGATCATGATGTCGACGGGTTTCGTTCCGGCGCAGCTGTTCCCGGGCTGGATCCAGCCGTTCGTGCGCAATCAGCCGGTGTCGCAGGCCGCGTCGGCGCTGCGGGACCTGGCGGCCGGCGAATTCACCGCGGCCCTGGGCATCACGGTGGCGTGGATCGCCGGACTGATCGTGGTGTTCACCGCACTGGCGGTGCGGGTGGAGAGGCGGCGGCCGTGA
- a CDS encoding daunorubicin resistance protein DrrA family ABC transporter ATP-binding protein yields the protein MTGTRSTDAAIVVESVEKTFGEVKALRGISFSAQAGSVLGVLGPNGAGKTTTVSVLSTLLRPDAGHATVAGFDVVRQASQVRASIMLTGQYAALDEVLTGRENLVLFGRLLGLRSKQARQRADELLAQFELTEAADRRVGQYSGGMRRRIDIACGLVRLPKVVFLDEPTTGLDPVSRQGVWSLVRDLREQGVTILLTTQYLEEADALSDNIIVVDKGTVIAEGTADQLKARSGASYCEVVPVSAADVPAVVEALAGLGETTVAEAKDRVSLPAPDGAATLTEVLRRITDARIELIDIALRRPSLDEVFIQLTRPESNVTEPVGVSS from the coding sequence GTGACGGGAACCCGATCCACCGACGCGGCGATCGTGGTCGAGTCCGTGGAGAAGACATTCGGCGAGGTGAAAGCCCTGCGCGGCATCAGTTTCAGCGCGCAGGCGGGCAGCGTGCTGGGGGTGCTGGGTCCCAACGGCGCCGGGAAGACCACCACGGTCTCGGTGCTGTCCACGCTGCTGCGGCCGGACGCCGGTCACGCCACGGTGGCCGGATTCGACGTGGTCCGGCAGGCGTCGCAGGTGCGCGCGTCGATCATGCTGACCGGTCAGTACGCGGCGCTGGACGAGGTGCTGACCGGCCGGGAGAATCTGGTCCTGTTCGGCCGCCTGCTGGGCCTGCGGTCCAAGCAGGCCCGGCAGCGGGCCGACGAATTGCTGGCGCAGTTCGAACTCACCGAGGCCGCCGATCGCCGGGTGGGGCAGTACTCCGGCGGTATGCGCCGGCGCATCGACATCGCTTGTGGCCTGGTGCGATTGCCGAAGGTGGTGTTCCTGGACGAGCCCACCACCGGCCTGGATCCGGTGAGCCGCCAAGGCGTCTGGTCGCTGGTGCGCGATCTGCGCGAACAGGGCGTCACCATCCTGCTCACCACCCAGTATCTGGAGGAGGCGGATGCGCTCAGCGACAACATCATCGTGGTCGACAAGGGCACGGTGATCGCGGAGGGCACCGCCGACCAGCTGAAGGCCCGCTCCGGCGCGAGCTACTGCGAGGTGGTCCCGGTCTCGGCCGCGGATGTGCCCGCGGTGGTCGAAGCGCTGGCGGGTCTCGGCGAGACGACGGTGGCCGAGGCGAAGGACCGGGTGTCGCTGCCCGCCCCCGACGGCGCCGCGACGCTCACCGAGGTCCTGCGCCGCATCACCGACGCGCGGATCGAGCTGATCGACATCGCGTTGCGGCGGCCGTCCCTGGACGAGGTCTTCATCCAGCTCACCCGTCCCGAGTCGAATGTCACCGAACCGGTCGGAGTGTCCTCGTGA